The Streptococcus pantholopis genome has a segment encoding these proteins:
- a CDS encoding T7SS effector LXG polymorphic toxin encodes MSQGWNNVTSATAIIDTDYLQGLEDGYSTIESSIATIDSETSKIYSSISDIISLSNPSSSDITTPLSEAKKVLTDTKSNMETFNGWTQGTEFSELLASQGTVLASLSDLTGVSYVDKEASAFYSDASFADGVQTTSRNIASTSTPLELLEIVAKSLNSIAETSGSWWSGFSDIWQTYVQSVADDSNYKRMKSGVGLVRDYLKIFNNKSHSAANLGRQAFEGLSKSWDMVSKSGKDLWAVMRQVKNTKAWSALSKVGSSKGWNLAEKGYKGATKFFDTVKNPLKSGAKSLGKVAQVGGWTMVAMEAGVYGYQGYTDEDSRTYHSVGKSAIHAGVETIKNAGPLEATAAFSSLGAGGAVVGFAFGTANSILGMVSPELKDKFYDSIENGLFDAYDGAAKVVKDVGQTVSDKAKSVGQSLSQGWNSVTSAFGF; translated from the coding sequence TTGTCCCAAGGCTGGAACAATGTGACCTCAGCTACGGCGATTATCGATACGGATTATCTGCAGGGATTAGAGGATGGCTATAGTACGATAGAGAGCAGTATAGCGACGATAGACAGTGAGACGTCCAAGATTTACAGTTCGATATCTGATATCATCAGTTTGAGCAATCCCAGCAGTTCAGATATTACGACACCGTTGAGTGAAGCCAAGAAGGTATTGACGGATACCAAGAGCAACATGGAGACTTTTAACGGCTGGACACAGGGGACAGAATTCAGTGAACTGTTAGCCAGTCAGGGGACGGTTTTAGCTTCTTTATCCGATTTGACAGGTGTGTCCTATGTTGATAAAGAGGCTTCGGCATTTTATTCGGATGCCAGTTTTGCGGACGGTGTCCAGACGACCTCTCGCAACATAGCTTCCACCTCTACCCCTCTAGAACTACTTGAAATAGTTGCTAAGTCTCTAAATTCTATTGCCGAAACATCAGGCTCATGGTGGTCAGGCTTTTCTGACATTTGGCAGACCTATGTCCAATCGGTAGCGGATGATTCGAATTATAAGCGGATGAAGAGCGGTGTGGGCTTAGTCAGGGATTATTTAAAAATCTTTAATAATAAGAGCCATAGTGCCGCTAATCTAGGCCGTCAGGCTTTTGAAGGGCTCAGCAAATCCTGGGATATGGTCAGCAAGTCTGGCAAGGACTTGTGGGCGGTTATGCGCCAGGTCAAGAACACCAAAGCTTGGAGTGCCCTGAGCAAGGTAGGCAGCAGCAAGGGCTGGAATCTGGCGGAGAAGGGCTATAAAGGGGCGACGAAGTTTTTCGATACGGTCAAGAATCCGCTGAAGTCAGGTGCAAAGAGTTTAGGGAAGGTCGCACAGGTAGGCGGCTGGACGATGGTGGCAATGGAGGCAGGTGTTTACGGCTATCAGGGCTATACCGATGAGGACAGCCGGACCTATCACAGCGTAGGCAAATCCGCCATTCATGCTGGGGTAGAGACCATTAAGAACGCCGGCCCGCTGGAAGCAACGGCAGCTTTCTCTAGTCTTGGAGCGGGCGGTGCAGTTGTTGGTTTTGCATTTGGAACAGCTAACTCGATTTTAGGGATGGTAAGTCCTGAACTAAAAGACAAGTTTTATGATAGCATAGAGAACGGTCTCTTTGATGCTTATGACGGGGCGGCCAAGGTAGTTAAGGATGTCGGTCAGACTGTTTCTGATAAGGCGAAGTCTGTCGGTCAGTCCCTGTCTCAGGGTTGGAACAGTGTGACCTCAGCTTTTGGTTTTTAG
- the rimP gene encoding ribosome maturation factor RimP, protein MANHIVERVTERIAPVIEDPFVLVDVEYEKKGGDYILSILVDKPGGITVDDTAELTDIISPLLDTIEPDPFPERYLLEVSSPGLERPLKTAASLAEAVGSYINVSLYKPIDKVKHFEGDLLAFDGQVLTLMFMDKGQEKTVDIPYQTVAKARLAVKF, encoded by the coding sequence ATCGCAAACCATATTGTTGAACGTGTTACCGAACGGATTGCCCCTGTAATTGAAGATCCATTTGTATTGGTTGATGTTGAATATGAAAAAAAGGGGGGCGATTATATATTAAGTATTTTAGTAGATAAACCTGGTGGTATTACTGTAGATGATACAGCAGAGCTGACAGATATCATCAGCCCTCTGCTGGATACCATCGAGCCTGATCCCTTTCCTGAACGGTATTTGCTGGAAGTTTCCAGTCCGGGTTTGGAGCGTCCTTTGAAAACCGCCGCCAGTTTAGCTGAGGCTGTTGGAAGCTATATCAATGTCAGCCTGTATAAGCCCATCGATAAGGTGAAGCATTTTGAAGGCGATTTGCTGGCTTTTGACGGACAAGTGCTAACGCTTATGTTTATGGACAAAGGGCAAGAAAAAACAGTGGATATCCCTTATCAGACGGTTGCTAAAGCCCGTCTGGCAGTTAAATTTTAA
- the nusA gene encoding transcription termination factor NusA, with the protein MSKEMLEAFRILEEEKHIDKKDIIEAVEESLKSAYKRRYGQAESCVVEFDEKTGDFQVYTVREVVEEVFDSRLEISLEDALAISSAYEIGDKIRFAESVAEFGRVAAQSAKQTIMEKMRRQMREVTFNEYKEREGEIMTGTVERFDQRFIYVNLGTLEAQLSHQDQIPGETFKSHDRIEVYVYKVENNPKGVNVFVSRSHPQFIKRIMEQEIPEVFDGTVEIMSVSREAGDRTKIAVRSHNPNVDAIGTIVGRGGSNIKKVTSKFHPKRIDPKTGAALPMEENIDVIQWVDDPAEFIYNAIAPAEVDMVLFDDEDPKRATVVVPDSKLSLAIGRRGQNVRLAAHLTGYRIDIKSASEYDEMEAQREEFLAAEAKNAESEPSEPVLDGTE; encoded by the coding sequence ATGAGCAAAGAGATGTTAGAAGCCTTCCGTATTTTGGAAGAAGAAAAACATATTGACAAAAAAGACATTATCGAAGCGGTTGAAGAATCTTTAAAATCTGCCTATAAGCGCCGCTATGGTCAGGCTGAGTCCTGTGTGGTCGAATTTGATGAAAAAACAGGCGATTTTCAGGTTTATACTGTCCGTGAGGTAGTTGAAGAAGTTTTTGACAGTCGACTGGAAATCAGTCTTGAAGATGCTTTGGCCATCAGTTCTGCCTATGAAATAGGCGATAAGATTCGTTTTGCTGAATCAGTGGCAGAATTTGGCCGTGTGGCAGCACAGTCGGCTAAACAGACCATTATGGAAAAAATGCGGCGTCAGATGCGGGAAGTCACCTTTAATGAATACAAAGAACGTGAAGGTGAAATCATGACAGGAACGGTTGAGCGTTTCGATCAGCGCTTTATTTACGTGAATTTAGGAACTTTGGAGGCTCAGCTGTCCCATCAGGACCAGATTCCGGGAGAAACCTTTAAATCGCACGACCGTATTGAAGTTTATGTTTATAAAGTTGAAAACAACCCTAAAGGGGTCAATGTTTTTGTCAGCCGCAGCCATCCTCAGTTTATCAAACGGATTATGGAGCAGGAAATTCCCGAGGTGTTTGACGGAACAGTCGAGATAATGAGCGTTTCCCGGGAAGCCGGTGATCGGACAAAGATTGCGGTACGCAGCCACAATCCCAATGTTGATGCAATCGGGACCATAGTCGGCCGCGGCGGCAGCAATATTAAAAAAGTAACCAGCAAATTTCATCCTAAGCGGATTGATCCTAAAACAGGTGCAGCTTTGCCGATGGAAGAAAACATTGATGTCATCCAGTGGGTTGATGATCCGGCAGAGTTCATCTACAATGCTATTGCTCCTGCAGAAGTTGATATGGTGCTTTTTGATGATGAGGATCCTAAACGGGCGACCGTTGTTGTGCCGGACAGCAAATTGTCTCTGGCTATTGGCCGGCGCGGACAGAATGTCCGCTTAGCGGCTCATCTGACCGGCTATCGCATCGATATCAAGTCGGCAAGTGAGTATGATGAAATGGAAGCTCAGAGAGAAGAATTCCTGGCTGCAGAAGCTAAAAATGCTGAAAGTGAACCGTCAGAACCTGTTCTTGACGGAACGGAATAA
- the rnpM gene encoding RNase P modulator RnpM — translation MPKTRKIPLRKSVVSGEVIDKRDLLRIVKNKEGDIFIDPTGKQNGRGAYIKLDNTEALTAKKKKVFDRTFAMTVPESFYDDLIAYVEHKVKRKELGLE, via the coding sequence ATGCCAAAAACAAGAAAGATTCCTTTAAGAAAATCAGTCGTCTCAGGTGAAGTTATCGATAAGCGCGATCTTCTTAGAATCGTCAAAAATAAGGAAGGTGACATTTTTATTGATCCGACCGGCAAACAAAACGGCCGCGGCGCTTATATTAAACTGGATAATACCGAAGCATTGACTGCCAAGAAAAAAAAGGTTTTTGACCGTACTTTCGCTATGACAGTACCGGAAAGTTTTTATGACGACTTGATTGCTTATGTTGAACATAAAGTGAAAAGAAAAGAGCTGGGCCTTGAATAA
- a CDS encoding YlxQ-related RNA-binding protein has translation MNNSEKISQLIGLAYRAGRVISGEELTVKAIQTGQAKLIFLASDASPNLSKKIKDKSNYYNVEVSTAFSTLELSAALGKPRKVLAIADAGFSKKMRTLMG, from the coding sequence TTGAATAATTCAGAAAAAATCTCACAGCTTATCGGTCTTGCTTATCGCGCAGGCCGTGTCATTTCGGGTGAGGAACTGACTGTCAAAGCGATTCAGACCGGACAAGCTAAACTTATCTTTCTGGCTAGTGATGCCAGTCCTAATCTAAGTAAAAAGATAAAAGATAAAAGCAACTATTACAATGTAGAAGTCTCCACAGCGTTTTCTACGCTGGAATTAAGTGCTGCACTAGGTAAGCCCCGAAAAGTGCTGGCTATTGCAGATGCTGGATTTTCAAAGAAAATGAGGACTCTTATGGGATAG
- the infB gene encoding translation initiation factor IF-2: MSKKRLHEIAKEIGKSSKEVVERAQSLGFAVKSHASSVEEEDAGRIIASFTAAAKEGAVSKQEPSKEQTQPAPKAADPEPHPKEQPQKTAPAPKAVQNTEPSASKPPLNRPKSRNFKAEREARAKAEAQRRQAEQQQRKDRKGSYQKDGRRSDNDRQNRNRDQRYHSNNRRNNDRRYDRTAQPNQQTAQPAKGKGRIDFKARAAALKAEQNAEYSRQSETRFREAQEAKARAVREQEAARQAQIKAQEAAQQQLEEQAALSAAPELQAAPPLADAVPKAQDSRRKKQARPEKSRDFTHENEDGPKQAKNKKNWNNQNRVRNQRNSNWNNTKKNKKGRNNRNSQAPKPVTERKFHELPKEFEYTAGMTVAEIAKRIKREPAEIVKKLFMMGVMATQNQSLDADTIELLMVDYGIEAKAKVQVDTADIDRFFVDEDYLNPEEMVERAPVVTIMGHVDHGKTTLLDTLRNSRVVTGEAGGITQHIGAYQIETDGKRITFLDTPGHAAFTSMRARGASVTDITILIVAADDGVMPQTIEAINHSKAADVPIIVAINKIDKPDANPERVIGELAEYGVVSTAWGGDSEFVEISAKFGKNIDELLETVLLVAEIQELKADPTVRAIGTVIEARLDKGKGAIATLLVQQGTLNVQDPIVVGNTFGRVRAMTNDLGRRVKAAPPSTPVSITGLNEAPMAGDHFAVYEDEKAARAAGEERAKRALLKQRQTTHRVSLENLFDTLKAGEVKSVNVIIKADVQGSVEALAASLLKIDVEGVKVNVVHSAVGAINESDVTLAEASNAVIIGFNVRPTPQARQQAEADEVEIRLHSIIYKVIEEVEDAMKGMLDPEYEEKIIGEAVIRETFKVSKMGTIGGFMVLSGKVTRDSNVRVIRDGVVVFDGKLASLKHYKDDVKEVGNAQEGGLMIENYNDLKIDDNIEAYIMEEIAR, encoded by the coding sequence TTGTCAAAGAAAAGATTGCACGAAATTGCAAAAGAAATCGGAAAAAGCAGTAAGGAAGTTGTCGAACGGGCGCAGTCGCTTGGTTTTGCCGTAAAAAGCCATGCTTCTAGTGTTGAAGAAGAAGATGCAGGCCGCATTATTGCAAGCTTTACCGCTGCAGCAAAGGAAGGAGCCGTATCGAAACAAGAACCGAGCAAAGAACAGACGCAGCCAGCTCCTAAAGCTGCAGATCCGGAGCCGCATCCAAAAGAGCAGCCGCAAAAAACGGCACCTGCGCCTAAAGCTGTTCAGAACACTGAACCATCAGCTTCCAAACCGCCGCTCAACCGTCCAAAAAGCCGCAACTTTAAAGCAGAGCGTGAAGCAAGGGCCAAGGCCGAAGCCCAACGCCGCCAGGCAGAGCAGCAGCAAAGAAAAGACCGCAAAGGGTCTTATCAAAAAGACGGCCGTCGGTCTGATAATGACAGGCAAAATAGAAACCGTGATCAGCGCTATCATTCTAATAACCGCCGCAATAACGACCGCCGTTATGACCGCACAGCACAGCCCAATCAGCAGACAGCTCAGCCGGCTAAGGGGAAGGGGCGGATTGATTTTAAAGCGCGTGCAGCTGCTTTAAAAGCAGAGCAGAACGCCGAATATTCTCGTCAAAGCGAGACACGTTTCCGTGAAGCACAGGAGGCAAAAGCCAGAGCTGTGCGTGAACAGGAAGCTGCAAGACAAGCTCAAATAAAAGCTCAAGAAGCAGCCCAGCAGCAGCTTGAGGAGCAGGCAGCTCTCTCGGCAGCTCCGGAACTTCAAGCAGCTCCTCCTTTAGCAGACGCTGTTCCGAAGGCACAGGACAGCCGCCGTAAAAAGCAAGCCCGTCCTGAAAAAAGTCGTGACTTTACTCATGAAAATGAAGATGGTCCAAAACAAGCAAAAAATAAGAAAAACTGGAATAATCAAAACCGCGTGAGAAATCAAAGAAATAGCAACTGGAATAATACCAAAAAGAACAAAAAAGGCCGGAATAACCGCAATAGTCAGGCACCTAAACCTGTTACTGAGCGTAAGTTTCATGAACTGCCAAAAGAATTTGAGTACACTGCAGGCATGACTGTCGCAGAAATTGCTAAGCGCATAAAGCGTGAACCGGCTGAAATCGTCAAAAAACTGTTTATGATGGGAGTCATGGCAACACAAAATCAATCGCTTGATGCTGATACAATTGAGCTGCTGATGGTTGATTATGGTATCGAAGCCAAGGCCAAAGTACAGGTAGATACAGCTGATATTGACCGCTTCTTTGTTGATGAGGATTATCTTAATCCTGAAGAGATGGTTGAGCGTGCCCCTGTTGTCACAATCATGGGACATGTCGACCACGGGAAGACAACGCTGCTGGACACACTGCGCAACTCTCGTGTCGTCACAGGAGAAGCTGGAGGAATTACTCAGCATATTGGTGCTTATCAAATTGAGACAGACGGTAAAAGAATTACTTTCCTTGATACACCTGGACATGCTGCGTTTACCAGCATGCGGGCTCGCGGTGCTTCAGTAACAGATATCACTATTTTGATTGTAGCTGCTGATGACGGTGTGATGCCGCAAACAATTGAAGCCATCAACCATTCTAAAGCGGCTGATGTCCCGATCATCGTGGCTATAAATAAGATTGATAAACCGGACGCTAATCCTGAACGGGTCATCGGCGAGCTGGCAGAATATGGTGTTGTTTCTACAGCCTGGGGAGGAGACTCAGAGTTTGTTGAAATCTCTGCTAAATTTGGCAAAAATATCGACGAACTGCTGGAAACAGTCCTCCTAGTCGCTGAAATCCAAGAGCTTAAAGCTGATCCAACAGTTCGGGCTATCGGAACTGTTATTGAGGCCCGCCTTGATAAAGGGAAAGGGGCAATCGCCACTCTTCTTGTTCAGCAGGGAACCTTAAATGTGCAGGATCCGATTGTCGTCGGGAACACTTTCGGCCGTGTCCGCGCGATGACTAATGACTTGGGCCGCCGTGTGAAAGCAGCGCCTCCTTCAACACCAGTATCCATTACAGGACTGAATGAGGCACCTATGGCCGGAGATCATTTTGCCGTCTATGAAGATGAAAAAGCAGCCCGGGCGGCTGGTGAAGAACGTGCTAAGCGTGCTCTTCTTAAGCAGCGGCAGACTACTCATCGGGTCAGCCTTGAAAATCTGTTTGACACTCTTAAAGCCGGTGAAGTGAAGTCAGTTAATGTGATTATCAAAGCAGATGTTCAAGGCTCTGTCGAAGCATTGGCAGCTTCTTTGCTTAAGATAGATGTTGAAGGCGTCAAGGTCAATGTCGTGCACTCTGCTGTCGGCGCTATTAATGAATCAGATGTTACCTTGGCTGAAGCCAGCAATGCAGTCATTATCGGTTTTAATGTCCGTCCGACACCGCAAGCCCGCCAGCAAGCCGAAGCAGATGAGGTTGAAATTCGCCTTCATTCGATTATTTATAAGGTGATTGAAGAAGTTGAAGATGCCATGAAAGGCATGCTTGATCCGGAATATGAAGAAAAAATTATCGGAGAAGCTGTTATTCGTGAGACCTTTAAAGTTTCTAAAATGGGAACAATCGGCGGCTTCATGGTTCTCAGCGGCAAAGTGACCCGCGATTCAAATGTTCGTGTTATCCGTGACGGTGTTGTTGTCTTTGATGGGAAATTGGCCAGTTTAAAACACTATAAAGATGATGTCAAGGAAGTCGGCAATGCACAGGAAGGCGGACTGATGATTGAAAATTACAACGATCTAAAGATTGATGACAACATTGAAGCCTATATTATGGAAGAGATTGCTCGTTAA
- the rbfA gene encoding 30S ribosome-binding factor RbfA: MGHSFRVDRVGMEIKREVNDILQKKVRDPRVKGVTITDVQMLGDLSLAKVYYTVMSDLASEQQKAQIGLEKATGTIKRELGHYLTMYKIPDLQFIKDESIAYGNKIDQMLRDLENKK; encoded by the coding sequence ATGGGACATTCGTTTCGTGTTGATCGTGTAGGTATGGAGATTAAGCGTGAGGTCAATGATATTTTGCAAAAGAAAGTGCGTGATCCGCGTGTCAAAGGGGTAACGATAACTGATGTTCAGATGCTTGGTGATCTATCCCTTGCCAAGGTTTATTATACAGTTATGAGTGATTTGGCGTCTGAGCAGCAAAAAGCTCAGATAGGGCTGGAAAAAGCGACTGGAACAATTAAGCGTGAACTCGGCCATTATTTGACGATGTATAAGATACCTGACCTGCAGTTTATCAAAGACGAGTCAATTGCTTATGGCAATAAAATTGACCAAATGCTGCGCGATTTAGAAAATAAGAAATAA
- a CDS encoding CopY/TcrY family copper transport repressor, whose translation MIIANAEWEVMRVVWAKGQTTSGEILEILKQKMQWSPSTVKTLLKRLVAKGCLQAEKKGKRFIYSAKIDEKSSMDRQTDDLLNKFCQRQHPALLEHLLHTSSLTLTDIEHLQNVLTHKKKHAAAEIHCNCIPGQCRCKENMEVF comes from the coding sequence ATGATAATTGCCAATGCAGAATGGGAAGTTATGCGTGTGGTTTGGGCTAAAGGACAGACAACAAGTGGTGAAATTTTAGAAATTTTAAAGCAGAAAATGCAGTGGAGCCCTTCTACTGTCAAAACCCTGCTCAAACGTCTTGTGGCTAAGGGATGCCTGCAGGCAGAAAAAAAGGGGAAACGGTTTATTTATTCAGCGAAGATTGATGAAAAATCCAGCATGGATAGGCAGACTGATGACCTTTTGAATAAGTTTTGTCAGCGTCAGCATCCTGCTTTACTGGAGCATCTTTTGCATACCAGCTCTTTAACTTTGACGGATATTGAGCATTTGCAAAATGTGCTGACTCACAAAAAAAAGCATGCAGCCGCGGAGATTCACTGCAATTGTATACCTGGTCAATGCCGCTGTAAAGAAAATATGGAGGTTTTCTAA
- a CDS encoding heavy metal translocating P-type ATPase, whose protein sequence is MQEDIFLIDGMTCASCASTVENAVQKMAAVDTAAVNLATEKMKVTYDSQKTSPADIEKTVAASGYAASLYNPAEAKSQAERQEETSQKMWQQFLLSAVFSLLLLYISMGSMMGLWLPEVIRPNSQPLVFALLQLFLTLPVMYLGRRFYRNGFRALWQRHPNMDSLVALATAAAFAYSLYGLYHIFWGHSHYVHDLYFESVAVILTLITLGKYFENRSKGRTSEAIERLLTLSAKEARVIRDGQELMLPVEEVVLSDTLLVKPGEKIPVDGRVVAGHSSVDESMLTGESIPAEKQADDLVYGATINGQGVLTIEAEKIGNDTLLAQIISLVEDAQQTKAPIAKIADQVSGVFVPIVIGLALLTGLFWYFIMGQSFVFAMQTAVAVLVIACPCALGLATPTAIMVGTGWAAENGILYKRGDILEKFHQADTIVFDKTGTVTQGKPEVAGLTAYAISEHDLLQLAASVEKLSEHPLSQAIVAKAEAEDIALLPVTDFTALTGLGLQAEINGETVYVGNQRLMQEQGIDITAAAQTAAAATENGETPIYLARSKELVGLMTVADLVKADSRQTVADLQKAGFSVIMLTGDNQRTAQAIAKQVGIKETISEVLPDQKAQAIEDLQNQGRLVAMVGDGINDAPALAKADIGLALGSGTDIAIESADIILMRPELSDVFKSLTISRLTIKVIKENLFWAFIYNILAIPVAMGVLYLFGGPLLNPMIAGLAMGFSSVSVVLNALRLKRMV, encoded by the coding sequence ATGCAAGAAGATATTTTTCTTATTGATGGTATGACTTGTGCAAGCTGTGCTTCAACTGTTGAAAATGCTGTTCAAAAAATGGCTGCTGTTGATACTGCTGCTGTCAATTTAGCAACGGAGAAAATGAAGGTAACTTACGACTCTCAAAAAACGTCTCCGGCAGATATTGAAAAGACAGTAGCTGCCAGTGGCTACGCTGCCAGCTTATATAATCCGGCCGAGGCTAAAAGTCAGGCAGAAAGGCAGGAAGAAACCAGTCAAAAAATGTGGCAGCAATTTTTGCTGTCAGCTGTTTTTAGTCTGCTGCTCCTTTATATTTCCATGGGAAGTATGATGGGCTTATGGCTCCCTGAAGTCATCAGACCGAACAGCCAGCCCTTAGTTTTTGCTTTGCTGCAGCTTTTTCTGACACTGCCAGTCATGTATTTGGGCCGCCGTTTTTATCGCAATGGCTTTCGCGCCCTCTGGCAGAGACATCCCAATATGGATTCCTTAGTCGCTCTGGCAACAGCTGCCGCTTTTGCTTACAGCCTCTACGGGCTCTATCATATTTTCTGGGGGCACAGCCATTATGTGCATGACCTTTATTTTGAATCTGTAGCCGTTATTCTGACTTTGATTACCTTGGGGAAATATTTTGAGAACCGCTCAAAAGGCCGCACCTCAGAAGCAATCGAACGCTTACTGACTTTGTCTGCTAAAGAAGCCAGAGTAATCCGAGACGGACAAGAACTGATGCTGCCTGTTGAAGAAGTAGTTCTCTCTGATACCCTGCTTGTCAAACCCGGAGAAAAAATTCCTGTAGACGGCCGAGTGGTTGCCGGCCACTCCTCTGTTGATGAATCAATGCTGACAGGTGAAAGTATTCCTGCCGAAAAACAGGCGGATGATTTGGTTTATGGAGCTACCATTAATGGGCAGGGAGTTTTGACTATAGAAGCTGAAAAAATCGGTAATGATACTCTTTTGGCACAGATTATCAGCTTAGTTGAAGATGCCCAGCAGACAAAAGCTCCGATTGCTAAGATAGCCGATCAAGTATCAGGAGTTTTTGTGCCGATAGTTATCGGTTTGGCTTTATTAACCGGACTGTTTTGGTATTTTATAATGGGGCAGAGTTTTGTCTTTGCTATGCAGACTGCTGTTGCCGTGCTTGTGATTGCCTGTCCCTGTGCCTTGGGTCTGGCTACGCCGACCGCTATTATGGTAGGAACAGGCTGGGCAGCTGAAAACGGGATTCTCTATAAACGAGGAGATATTCTTGAGAAATTCCATCAGGCAGACACGATTGTTTTTGATAAAACAGGGACAGTAACACAAGGGAAACCAGAAGTCGCTGGACTGACTGCTTATGCAATCAGTGAACACGATTTACTGCAGCTGGCGGCTTCGGTTGAAAAATTATCCGAACACCCCTTAAGTCAGGCCATTGTTGCCAAAGCTGAAGCAGAAGATATCGCTTTGCTGCCTGTCACTGACTTCACTGCCTTAACCGGACTGGGGCTGCAGGCAGAGATTAATGGGGAGACTGTCTATGTCGGGAATCAACGGCTTATGCAAGAGCAGGGCATTGATATAACAGCGGCAGCACAGACAGCTGCTGCGGCAACTGAGAATGGGGAGACACCGATTTATCTGGCCCGCAGTAAAGAGCTTGTAGGTCTGATGACAGTTGCTGATTTGGTTAAAGCAGACAGCCGGCAGACAGTTGCCGATCTGCAAAAAGCTGGATTTTCTGTTATCATGCTGACAGGGGACAATCAAAGAACTGCCCAGGCTATTGCTAAGCAGGTAGGAATCAAAGAGACAATCAGTGAGGTTCTTCCTGACCAAAAAGCGCAGGCTATTGAAGACCTGCAAAACCAAGGCCGGCTGGTTGCTATGGTCGGCGACGGGATTAACGATGCTCCGGCTCTTGCCAAGGCCGATATCGGGTTGGCTCTTGGTTCAGGAACAGATATTGCCATTGAATCAGCAGATATCATCTTAATGCGCCCCGAACTTTCAGACGTTTTTAAAAGCCTGACCATTAGCCGGCTGACAATAAAGGTTATTAAAGAAAACCTGTTTTGGGCTTTTATCTACAATATCCTTGCTATTCCGGTCGCTATGGGAGTGCTTTATCTGTTCGGCGGTCCTCTGCTCAATCCGATGATTGCAGGACTGGCAATGGGTTTTAGCTCAGTTTCAGTTGTCTTAAATGCTCTGCGTTTGAAACGAATGGTTTAA
- a CDS encoding heavy-metal-associated domain-containing protein, producing MEKTYEITGMKCQGCAQTVAEKLSSVRGVTDVHVDLEKKQATVTGHPFKFSLKKALKGSHYALGKEI from the coding sequence ATGGAAAAAACTTATGAAATTACAGGTATGAAATGTCAAGGCTGTGCTCAGACGGTAGCAGAAAAACTGAGTTCAGTCCGAGGCGTAACGGATGTTCATGTCGATTTGGAGAAAAAACAAGCCACTGTTACGGGCCATCCCTTTAAATTTTCTTTGAAAAAAGCACTTAAAGGCAGCCATTATGCCTTAGGTAAAGAAATCTAG